TGAGTGATTATAATTTCTTTAAGGTGCTAATAAAGGAGAGAAACAAGGCAATTGGGCCTTCTGATTTTATAACAAGGATCTGGAGGCGAGGTGTGTTCAGAGTCTGAAAAGGTTTTACTTTTGAGTCTTTGAGCATCTCTTGAGTTACACAACACCTGTGAGATTTAAAGAAGTACACCAATAAATCCTGTAGAGTTTAAATTGccttataattattttatcaaaCCTCtgatttctggaaaataaatgatGTATCCAGCACACAATAATCACTCAAGAATGTGTTTTGAATTTATTGATTAATTAGCTATATTTGGGCTTACTTGAATAAACTTTCAGATCTTCTGTAATAGCTACAGTGCTGACATAAATGTTAATAAACACATTTTCAtgatacttcatttttaaaaataattaaaaaaatttttattaaaaatttaataaaaaaaatttaaattagtgaCATTTATTTCACTGATCTTTAATGCACATGAGAAACAAGCCacaggagaaaatatattttttcacattatgCATTGTAAATGCCATTCATGAGACCTTGTCACACTGGGTTGTGAAACCATCTATGCATTTATTTTGTATAACATCTTCTCAATGTTATTTTTTGCCCTTTGATTATAATGTAAATTAGCACACGACAGAATTCAGAAGGTGCTTTAAGGAATATCTGACGTAGCCCTTAAAAACAAGTATTATACAAcaggactgaaaataaaattagtatcACTCAAAGGACCACCTTGGGCCATAAAGCTTTTTTGCTATTTATGTATGCAATCTATTTCTTGCCATTTCTTTTGCCAAATTAAGCTTACTATTGGACTATGTAAACATGatctttattctatttgtaatatcTTGTATACCTTCCCAAACTGGCCAGAAGGCCAAACGCAACTCTTGCACCACATCTAAGCTTACAACAGTATAAATGTCTCCAAATACTGTGGGCCTACAGTTTGTTTTTTAGCACAGCAATTTTATAGCAATACTGTAAAGCAATGACTTCAATTTCATATAATCATGCTTGGCACAGATAGTGGCTCTTATCCAAGCCTATTTAATTTCACCTTTCAGGAATTGTGTAAATATCATATGTCCCTTTTCGAAATTTACTACTACAGTGTTACATTACTGACCTCAGCTCTCATAGACCACACAACACATCGACCTTAGCATTTGTCTTTTTCGCACTTAGCTCATGTGGTAAGCACCTGAAAACCATTCTTAAAACTTACCACCCACTCTCTtgcctgctctgcctctgacTTTTAAATCACACTTGTTAATTTCTGTGCAGACCTGGCTGACAAGCAGGATGTGATGTACTGTGCAGGGCCACGATCACAGAGGTACAATACCAGGTCAGTATAAGATTTTAACAATGTGGTTATTTATGATAATTATTGAGTATGACCAGTATTAagtgaaaataagcaaaagactCAAGTACAGCActtaacattttccttttgtatttataTCCATTTCATGGAATAATGAATGTCAGTTTTCCAAGCATATGGTCTCTGGACTCTGGTAACCCTGGTTGGAGTTTCCCTTCTGCTACTTCtaagctgtatgaccttgggaagATTCttctcctgagcctcagtttccttatcaggaAAGTGACAATAATTGTGCTTACAGCACAGCTGTTATCATTATCATTACTATTGTCGCTTTTATGggttggggttttggggggagtCTTCATGATGAAAATGGTCTGGATCAGTAAGACTGGGCCCAAAACAGATGCAAAGTGCATTAGCCAAATTTCAACTAACTTTGGACACCTTTAACTTTTTCCTTAGAAAATCCATCATTTcttgattttatgttttaatattttcccaaaaCATTTTGGGGAGAAGCAGCATAAAAATAAAGTACCAGTTTATACATATCCCCAGGTTCCACTGACTTCTTCCAGTGCGCTTTTCCCCCTTCTCTACACTCTGGCATGCAACCCTATTGTTCCGGCCAAGTGCTGCAGCTGAAATGAAAATAGCAACTAGTTGAGCAGATCGGTATCAACAACTACACTCTGAAACACCATTGGCCCAGAGATGGTGACCAAAAGTTTAGTTATTTTGAGCAAATCATTCATTACATCATAGAGGCCTTAGATTATAAATTTCATATATGTTCATGGAAATCCACTTAAAACtacaaaagcacaaaaataaaatgcatacacatacatgcacacatatatgcatacatgagCAAACATTTATGAAGTGTATAAAGCCAATCCCAATTAAAAAACCCATCTCAGAACAAGAAAAGGGATCTAATGCTAGAAATGGAGATAATGACacattaaaaacttgaaaatttgggtaaaatatgtgtttattatacAATAAATCACTAAAATTGACCTAAGAAGAGTCAAATTACCACTGCAGCAATTTTTTAAGTTGTTCTGGAATGACCTCCAGAAAGTTGCTGGGCCTagctatttttgtgaaaatttctTCAGACCTTCAAGGGATGTGTAATTGCCAAGGTATCTGAATTATTGCAGAGTaccataaaataaagaaattttcctAAGTCATTTTAAGAGGTTAGCATATTCCTAAACTGAAAACCTGAAGAATATAGGATAAAAATAGAAAGCTCTCAAACCAATCTCACTGTTAATAAAGTtgctaaaattataaataaatcttaTAAAATTGAATGCAGTAACAtagcaaaaaaaatcatatcctGATTAAGTAACTGCCAATTACTCTTGCCTCCGCATAGTTCACATGCTAAACATAATCCCATTATTAATGCCTCTCATTACAGTAGTGGTTCTTAAAAAAGGGGAGTTAACAGGAGGACATGGGTagtttggaaaaagaaatgtatttactGTGTCATTCCCTAAGAGAAGCCACTGTCCCATAAGgcccaggaaataaaaaattttaaataatcctattttcctctttgttcttttacaaatttcataaatgctttgaaatatacatattttatttataatcctAAAAAATTAACCAGAAATactcagaaggaaaacaaaaagcaaacaaacaaaaaactatagTGATAACATCAAACAAGAAGCAAAATATCATAAACTTTCCTGTGTGGGGATGAGACTGGCAgagtctttaaaatatgaaaccgCCAGTTTAGACTAAAACCTTCTCCTATTCCCATCAATATTTCTGTCCAGATATGGGCATTTTTCATTGTTCCAAGAACCCTCAAACTATATTCAAATTAGGACCATCTGTTCTGGAAATTTAAACTGCTGACCAATGATctctaaaattttttgaaaggtaAGACCTGATGTCTTATTCTAAAACCAGCTCAGATTGAGTCAATCAAGTCACCACCAACACTAGCCAGCTTATCAATGTTCCCTTTGACTTGGAGCAGTAAGGGCCAAGGCTAAGGTCATTTAGGCATCATAAACACAGAGTCTAGGTTATTACTCTAAAGGTCTTCTTTACAATGAAAAGACATAACATACAACCAAGGGGATCACAGTTCAAGTCAATGCAAACTGGAATTTGTCTAAAATTGTGAGAGTAACTTTAAATCAAACTGCCATAAGTCAAGTACTACTTATACTAAGACTCAATTTAATGGCGAAAAGAGACACAATTTTACTGGGTATagagacatatatttttttaattataatgtgtacacatatacataaacattAATACGTGTGTGagacatataatttatataattattataaatatataatataatatatattaatgtgtgtaTTACGGATTGAATtatgcactccccacacaccaaatttcaaatattaaagtCCTAACACCTAGAACCTTatagtgtgactgtatttggagatagggcctttaacgAGATAATTATGTTAAAATGAGTTCATTATGGTGGGCCCTAACCCAccatgactgatgtccttataaaaagaggaaacttGGATACAGACATAGCaaaggaagaccatgtgaagacatggggagaagacagccattaacaagccaaggagagaggcctctgaAGAAACCAACCCCATTGACACATTgttctcagacttctagcctccagaacagtgagggAATTAAATTCTGGTGTTTAAACCACTCAGCCTATGGCactgttatggcagccctggcaaactaaaactgtgtgtgtgtgtgtgtaatttaaaatataattgttaCTATGTCAGCTAGAGTAACTCTTAGCACATAATTTCTCATGTCATAAATTATGGCAAGTTCAAGGTCCTCCCAAAGAGTAGTGAAAGCTCCTAGAGAATAGTGTCCTTCTTGCTGCAAACTCCTGCCTCTCCTGATTCAGATCAGATGTCATTTTATAATCTCCAACTTTTGTGGTCCTTGTCCTTTGCTAACCTTGGGTGGACCTCAGGCCTTTCCCATCAAATTTTAattaccattaaaataaaataaaataaaataaagcaaaatgttaacaatgacCAAAACCAAAGTGCAAATAAAAATCCACCTTCATACAAGGTAATTGTGAAATGGCTGGCTTTACATcccagaaatgtgaaaaattaaaactgaacatTAGCTATCTCTGCTCTAACGTGGTCCCTTAGCCATTTCCACATGGGGGAGATTCAGCTTCCTCTCATGTTCTAATGTTATAGTTCTTAtactctcctcctcctcttctcttcctcctcttccctcttttctatccctctctccctttttccctccctccctccctcatcctgtatagATCCTGCTCTTTTCTACTCCTTTCTTGGATCTTCCCTCATCCCCAGCAGTTTGGCTACCATTGTTAATGAGCTTGGCTCATGCTCTCAGGATCCCTGTTTCTACCTCAAGTAGCTAATCAAACTATTTTCTCAAAGACAGtttcctttctcagaaaaattctaaaGCCAGCTGTTAAAGTTATCCCTGCTACACTGTGTTTAGCCAAGTTACTCAAAGGAGTGAAAGTAATATTTCAAGTTGTTTTTTCACCCTGATTCTAAAAGAATGAGTATCAATCATTAAACATTATCTAATATCAATACATTACCCTTCTATAGGATCGCTAAATTAACTCAGATCTAAAACTTTCATTAAAcctgttgaaaattatttttagattctacagtCTTTCTGGAAATTTTCACCAAACCTGTGAACTCTGaaccttattttttaaaccatcaaCTGTTGCATTCAGCAAATGATTTAAACTATGATTTCAAAGAGGATGCTTTGAAAACTAAGGACCTTCTACACTTGTCACTTTCTATAATGGACAAAGAAGGCTTAGTTGTGCCTTTATTCAAAAGATCTTCCACACAATTAATATGTGTTGATGTGAACTGCCTAGTTGAAGAATGTCAATTTATGGtttgaggaagaaaatgaaaataaattctgGTTCAAAATCACTTCTTAGGAAACAGGCTGCTACTGCCACCTGGGGGAGGTTCTTTCTGCTTCATTCAAGAAAGCCAAATGTGCTTGTCAGATGAATGAATCCcgtttgtgttttccttttcatatccacacaggaagatttttttaactttctgccCATGAAGTCATAAGGCATTCCAGATGTCTCCAAGATTCCTTCACACAGAAAGACATACTTCACAGACTTTTTGAGAGGTACAGGAGATTATGAACCAGAATGTAACCATATGAAGGTTTCTACATCTTACACACTCAGAAAGTATATTGGAAAATATGGGTTATATActaagaagtaggaaaaaaatcaaatataagcttttaataacaaaacaaaacctcaatGTTAAACAAAACGTATTTGGCCTTAAATTACAGTTAATTGTACTCCTTTTCTGAAAGACGCTATTATTAATTGATATGGAAACTGAATGTACTGATACAATTATGCTAGTGAtcacatcaaaataataaaactcaatTCTATGGAAATAGCCAAGAGTTTTCTTAGAGTTTTTGAATTTATAACTAAATACTGTTATGAACTCAATATTTATTGCATGTACATGTCTATTTGTTGAAACTTTTTCAGGAAGTACTAATATGTCAGCTACAATGGAAAAATTATGACTATTGTTTTCAAATGTCTAATTTCTATTTACACTTGCCAATCTTGTATTTCTTTAGGCTATAAGATAAATTGTTACCTATTAGCAACGCCCTAAAACAAAGAAGTTAATTTGAAAAAGGAAGTTTCAGGaagtaattattgaaattacaCGTCTGTCATAAAAAAGTCAGCGTTGATTAAAGGAAGACAACTAACCATTTGTAGAAAGGATTCTGGTAATAGATtaactaaataaaatacatacagtaTCAGTCTCAGAGTGGTACAAAGACACTGTCAGAAGGTTGAAGTTCATATCAAAGAACAACTATATCAGCTCGAGGGAAGcctttgtagagaaagcatttttaagACTGGAAAAGGTATGTGAAACACAGCAAATCGGTTGGGGTTCTATAattaattcttgaaaaaaaaatcattgtttaatTCAGGAGTAAAAAGGAATCTGAGTGACTATGGTGCAGCTAATACAGCAAATGAGCTGGGAGATCCGGGGTCACCTTCAGGGACCcctaaaatgaaaatcttttaaatgagGGTGTGAGTTTCCTTCAAGATATTCATATTAGGGTCTGGAAAGATTGTAGTTAGGGCCTTAGAGGACAAGAAAGTCCAGAGGTACATAAACCTTTACAGTAAAAGTATAAGttataagcaaaaaataatatatatgactattaaatgtctttatttttgaaacagcAGATTGAGTACATTTGGCAATTGGCCAGTAGCTCTGCCTTATTGATCTAATGAAAATTACTGACAACCTTAAAATGCTATAAAGGGGTTATTTCTGTACAAAAAATTAACTACATTGCAGGGGTGTTGTAAAGGGAATAGAGTCTCCCAAGGTTCTCCTCCCTCCTAACTGAACTGCACAGTATAGCTGGGCTTCACTTTTCTTCATTAAAGAGTCAATGTTTTACTATGGTGAACCATGTTATTTCATAACAGAAATTGCAAGTAGTTCTCATTTTCATCAGAATGTTGccttattgttaaaaaaaatgagtaaacagaaacagaagtcTTCCTTTAATATTATTCATCTTTCACAGGAGAGAAGCATTCAGGAAGTCAGGAAAGATGGTTTTTGCAGATGCCACTTGTGTATTCAAGGGGTGTGGAGGCTGGGGgttgtttaaaatacaaaaggGACTGTTTTTTCCACTGTACTgttcctgcttctcctccaggaaTGCATAATTTTCAAACACTGCTGCTACCTTTGTTCCTGAACTGAGGAACAGCAGCACCCATTCCTAAACCAACTCACCTATCACATTGATGAGTTGACATATTCCTCCTAAATATGGTTTACATTAtcttcatgtgattttttttctcattttcctgcaATGATTgcttcctcctcccttttcttatctgtatttgatttctctctcctttcactGCAAActaatattatttccattttccctctTTCACTGGGGGATCCCCACTTGAGTGGAGTGTTCCTCCATGCTTTAGGCACCAAGAATGAGGGGGAAGCATATCAAAGGCCATACCTGGAGTGCTCAAGGCCAGGTAAGAAGACTTACATTGTCGGTGAGTGTAGAAGCCTGACTGTTTATGCTGAACCTTTGTTTACCCACAGCCATGATGGACTCCAGCAAGATGACCATCAACTTGGCCCTCTTTGGCATGACTCAAAGTGGAAAAAGTTCTGCTGGAAACATTCTTCTGGGAAGCACTGACTTCCACAGCAGCTTTGCTCCATGTTCTGTGACCAAAGATTGTAGTCTGGGCCGCAGTTGTCACCTCCGGGGCTTCATGCGCCGAGGGGGACAAGAGATAACCCTGCAGATCCGGGTGTTGGATACTCCAGGTTATCCGCACAGCAAGCTGAGCGAGAAGCATGTGAAACAGGAGGTCAGGGAGGCCCTGGCACATCACTTCGGGCAAGAGGGTCTCCATCTTGCACTGCTGGTCCAGAGGGCAGACGTGCCTCTCTGTGGACAGGAAGAATCTTCCCCAGTCCAGATGATCCAGGTAATACAAAGAGGCAGTTACACTAATGACATTATTCCCATTTGAAGGATATTGTCTTAATTGGAAAGAACTATGGAAAACTGGTTCAAAGACTGGTTTAAAGAACGTTTGaaacaattcatttttaaaaagcaatcacaCAGAAATAACTGGCAAAAATTACTTGATTTTCCCACCAGGAGTTATTTTTACAATTTCCTTTAAGAAATTCAGTCAGTCATTTTACAACTGggtcatagaaaaaaaaaaacaaagagagcgagagagcgagagagcgagagagcgagagagagagagagagagagagagagagagagagagatactgaACTTTAGAGGTTAACTAAGTCTCAAACCCCTAGGAACTGTGAATCTGATTAAGTTTGTAAATGTGGTCTGAGGCTATCTACATCAGAATCAACTGAgctgcttgttaaaaatgcaatttcATCCAGGCCCTGCTGAAACAGAATCTCATGAGTGGAGCTAGCATATTTGTATTTGCACAAAATCCCCATATATTTCTCTAAAACAGTCGAGCTTTAGACCAACTGAACTAAAATCCTGACTTTCATCCATTCAACATCAAGGGATAATCTCTTACAGTTCACCAACAAATGGGGGTTTACACACTGATTCAGTCATTGAACAGAATCCTGCACAGAGACAAATGACTGGTGAATAATATATGAGCCCTGCCCTCCAAAAGCTCACATTCTAGAAGAGACAAATAGATAAGTAAGTATAAGACAATGCATTAACTGCCAAAATAGTATTATGTATGACTAGGGGGAAAGGAGGCATCGCTGAGACTTAAACCATGGTAAACATTCAGGGGagatttatattttacttatagGAAAGAAATCAGGAATTTCAGAAGCTCTGCTTGCCTCATTATCTGTGGGTTCACAAACTGCTCTATCCCAGCCATGAGAAGATTGCAGGGAACTTAGAGTGAGCAAAAATATCACATGCTCACCTTTGCCCCGTAGTTCATccctgtttgtttgttcatttattttaagtcactaagttggAAGCTTATTTAATCAGTCTTGGAgaggagctgggcagaggggaaAGGTCCTGAGTATGAAAGCAGCTAGGACACGGAGGGAATAGCAGCTGCACTCAGTACACATACATATACGAATAAGGCCCATGTAGGACCAAAAGTTCCTGGAAGCCGCTGATTAAGCTGCTCCAATCTATTCAGTTTCTTGATTCTCCAGTCTGGGGCCACCCAAATTTAACTGCTAGACTTCACTAGTATTACTCAGTCATCTCATTATGTCACTGATCTAAGAGAACTTATCTCTACTAGAAGCTCCATGGTTAAGTTACATGAAGAACAGAGCAGACATTTTTCATCCAAAATGAATTTGTATAAATGTTACTCTTCTTTTGATCCAACCTCTGATTATGTTGATGTAGAATCTATTATACTTAGAAAGATAGTATATtctgctttaaagaaaaatattttcctttagtaAAGCCATAAGATTGTCCTAAATGACagacacattttgttttcagtgactgtgtatgtttctaaaaatgaaaaaaaaaaaaaagccatatgtGTAATCACAAGAAACTAGTGGAAAAAATTAGGGTGACAAGAgtataaaaaaaatcctcatcaTCCAACTCCTGAAAAATCAAGGACATGCTGTACAAAAGCAAAGAAGAGAAGATGATTGCAATTAAGAAACaatgtgaaatctaagaaagaCCATAAACCTCCCCCAA
The nucleotide sequence above comes from Camelus dromedarius isolate mCamDro1 chromosome 1, mCamDro1.pat, whole genome shotgun sequence. Encoded proteins:
- the GIMD1 gene encoding GTPase IMAP family member GIMD1; the encoded protein is MLNLCLPTAMMDSSKMTINLALFGMTQSGKSSAGNILLGSTDFHSSFAPCSVTKDCSLGRSCHLRGFMRRGGQEITLQIRVLDTPGYPHSKLSEKHVKQEVREALAHHFGQEGLHLALLVQRADVPLCGQEESSPVQMIQELLGHAWKNYTAILFTHAEKIEEAGFNEDEYLHEASDTLLTLLNSIQHRSIFQYKNRSSLNEQRLKILERIIEFIKENCYQVITFK